CCGCCCGGTTCTCCGCCTCGACCTTCGGCAGGCCCGCGGGTGCCATGGCGGGAGCCCTCGCCGGCGCCCGTAACAGGATCCTGGCCGAGAGCGGCGAGAAGTCGGACTGATTCACCTCACGGGCGCCGACGGAGGTTCCGGGCCGAGCCCGGCGCCGTACGTGCCCTCACGAGGCAGGCCATCGGCCTGCCCGGCACCCGGGTTCGATACGCTGCACCGTCTTGGACCCGGGTCCCGGACTACGCGCCGATGCCGGGGCGCATGGGAGAGCTGCGGCGCGGCCGCGGGTGCGAGCGGTGAGCGATGGATGGCCGCCGGGCATGCGGCCGCCCGGCGATGGTCTTCCCCGGTGAAGGATCTCCAGGGACTCCTCGCCGGGGACCGGCGGGCACAGCACTCCTTCCTCCTGAGCAGGGCGCGGCCTGCCGGGTGTCTACACTCACTTGAGATGTGGTGAACTCATGGGAGGAGTCGGGATGCCGCGGAACCGCCAACAGATCCCCCGGGAGGAGCGCACGGGTGATCTGCTAGCCGCGGCCACCGAGCTCTTTCTCTCGAAGGGCTACGACAAGACCACGATGGCGGACATCAGTTCCGCCGCGGGCGTGGCCCGGGGCAACGTCTATTGGTACTTCGACTCCAAGGACCACATCTTCGCCGCCGTCATGAACCGCATGCTCAGTCGCGAGATCCGCATCCTCAACGAGGAGCAGGCCGGTGCCGACCCACTGAGCCGCCTGGTGCGCGGGCTGTCCGACATGCGCTATTCCCGTCCGCTGCACCAGGCCATGCACGACCGGCTTCCTCATTCGGAGGCAGTCCGCGAGGCCCACAACACCTCCTGAACTGGATTGTGGGACTGGTCGACGAGCTCATGGCCGAGCACGGCCTCGATCAGGCCCCCGGCGTCGATGCCGCGCTCGTCCGCGATGTCGCGGTCGCCGTGTTCGAAGGGGCGAACGTGCCCAACGACCGGAACAGGCCGGCCCACGAGATGATCCGGTTCCTGATGGAGTCCGCCCTGGCCAGGAGTTCAGGGGCCAAGGGGCGGAAGCGCTGAGAGCGGTAACTCAGACGAGGTGAGTACCGACTCCCGCTGACACCGTCCGCGCCGCTCCGGGCGCTTGCGCGTCCGGAGGCGGGAACGTCGCCCCGCGCAGCATGTCGAGCACAGCGACGGGATCCGCGGGAGCCAGCCGACCCCGCCAGCCGACGTGGCCGTCCGGGCGGACGAGGACGAGCGGCCGCTCGTACAGCTCTGCGGCGGCCGGGTCGGCGAGGCTCAACACCGTCAACGGCACATGACACCGGCGGGCGGCCTGCACCAGCGGCGTCGGGTCCGCGGAACCCGAGACCACGAGCGTGAACCCATGCCCGAAGTGGTCGAGGACCGAACTGCCGTCGGGCAGCCAGACGTGCGGTGCGCGGCAGCCGGGCCACGTCGACGGTACGTACTCGTCCGGCTCGTCGGGCGGCTCCGGACTTCCGTCCGGCACGCAGATCGGGGAACCGCTGTAACGGTATCCGAGCTGGACGCCCGTGCAGCGGAACTCCTTGGCCCGGGACCGGCGGATCTCCTCGCCCAGCTCACGTCGGAGCCGTTCGCCTTCCGCGTCCATGCGGTCGAGCACTGGATCGGGGACGAGCCCCGCGTCGGCCCTCCAGTTGCTGGAGGCTTCCGTGACGTTGCGGACGGCGACGGGCCGCCGCTCCTTCTCGTAGCTGTCCAGGAGCGCCGGGCCTCCCCATCCTTGGAAGGTCGCGGCGAGCTTCCAGCCGAGGTCCACGGCGTCGCCGATCCCGGTGTTGGCGCCGAAGCCTCCCTTGGGCCAGAGCAGATGCGCGGCGTCTCCCGCGAGGAACACGCGCCCCTCACGGTAGGTGCGGGCCACGACGCAGTGTCCACTCCAGGGCTGCGCTGCGAGGATCTCCACGTCGATCGGCGCACCGACGGCGTCGCGTATCCAGGCGACCGCGTCGTCGGGGTCGGGCTCCTCGTCCAGGTAGACCGAGAGCCGCCACTCGTCCACGCCGTTGACGACCGTGATGTACGGCCTGCGCACCGACGACAGGGTGTGGATCTGCACCGCTGGGCCGCCCAGCCGCTCCCGCAGCAGGTCCAGCAGCTGCGGCGAACGGAAGTGCACAGCGAAGTTGTGCCCCTGGGCGAACATGCCCTCGAACTCGATGCCGAGCGCCCGACGTATGCCGCTGCGGCCTCCGTCGCAGGCCACCAGGTAGGTGCCGGTCAGCGTCTCGGTGGCACCGCTCGCCAGGTCGCGCACCACGGCCAGGACACCCTTGGAGTCCTGTTCCATCGTCTCCAGGCGGGTGCCGTACCTGATCTCGACTCCCGGCAGTTCACCGGCTGTGCGTGCGAGCAACGGCACGAAGGAGAACTTGGACAGGAACGCGGGACCTTCCGGCGTCAGCGGGTTGTACACCCCCGAAGACGGTGATGTCGTGGCCGACCGCGGCCACGACATCACCGTCTTCGGGGTCGACGAACAGCTCCTGCTCGAGCAGGTGCACCAGGAGGACCGGCGGATGGCGGTGCTGCGGGCCGATCCCGGTCAGGACACCACCTGGCTGTACGCGACAGATCGCATCCGCCTCGGCATGGTCGCCACCATTCCCGGCGGACAGCGCCGCTACCGGCGTACCCTCGACGCCGACGAGATCCAGTACCAGGCCCGTGGTCACCGCACGCTGATCACCCAGCGGGGCATCGTCGACCTCAAGCCGGGCGACTTCGTGCGCATCCCGCTCGGCATCTCCCACACCAGCGTCGTGACCGAACCCGGGGACTACGTCAGTCTCCTCTCGCACCAGGAACTGCCCCAGGTCGCCGAGACCACGCGTACGGCGGATGCCTACACCCCCGAACTTCTCCCGAGCCTCACCGTGGAGGTCCGCTGATGGCCACGATGCTTGCCCTGCGAGCGCACCAGGGCGCCGAAGCGCTCGTCCTGGGGGAAGTGCCCGTCCCCGAGCCAGGTCCGCTCGACGTGGTCGTGAAGGTCGCCTCCGCCGGCCTGGCGCCGGGCATCATGCGCCTGCTTCGGATGGGAGCGCTCAAGCACCTGCCCACCACACTCGGCCACGAGGCCGCAGGCGTCGTCTCCGCCGTCGGCCGGGACGTCACCGGCCACGCGGCCGGCGACCGGGTGCGGGTGCACCCCCTGCTGAACTGCCGTGAGTGCGAGTACTGCCGTACCGACCGGGACATGATGTGCCCCCAGCAGGCCATGCTCGGTCACGCCGCCTTCGGCGATGCCCCGATGCCCCTGTACGAGCAGTACCACGACGGCGGACTCGCGGAATACGTCCGTGTCCCGCACTGGCTGACCGATTCCCTGCCGGACTCCGTCGGCTTCGACGTCGCGGCCAAGGTTCAGGATCTGGCCAACGCCGTGCGCGCACTCAAGTGCGCGGACCTGCCGGAACGGGCCACCCTCGTGGTCACCGCCGCGACCGGCACCATGGGAACCGCGACGGTCAAACTCGCGGAGCATTTCGGAGTCGCCCGTCTGATCCTCGTCGGCCGCGACAGCGAGCGCCTCCACCGCGTCGCCGGGCTCGCCGGCGGCGTACCGGCCGGTGTCGTCGCACTCGACGAACTCCCTGACAACTGGTCGACCGACGGCACTCTCACCCGTCGGCTGCGCGAGCTGGCACCCGAGGGAGCCCATGCCGTCATCGACTTCATCCCGGAGGGCCCCGCCCTCGGCCAGACCATGGCCGGCATGGCCACCGGCGGCACACTCGTGCACATGGGCGGTAACTCCACCCCGCTGTCGCTCCCCGCCATCGCCCTGATGATGCATTGCTGGCGCTTCGTCGCCACTCGCGCGTGCACCCGCCAGGACACGACGGATGTGCTGCGTCTGCTCGCGACGGGCGCCCTCACCGCCGACGAGCTCATCACCCATCGGTTCCCGCTCACCGAAGCGCTCAAGGCCATGGACGCCATAGAGCAACGGGTCGACGACCCGATGTGGATGACCGTGATCAATCCCTGATCCGACGCACGAGCGTGTCACGACTCCGAGAAGTCGCCGCAGAACCGCGAGAGGAAGCCGGGAACGTGTCCGAATCACAAGCCGTACGCAGTCAGGAGCCGCCCCTGATCGCGGTGATCGGGGCGGCCGGGCTCTGCGGTACGTACGTGCTGAAGGCCGCGCTGCTAGCCCCATTCAGGGTCCGGGCCGTGGTGCACGGCCCGGCAGGGCGGGAACGAGTGGCTGCCCTGGGCGTGGACGACATCGTCGAGGCCGACCTGGCGAAGCCGGACGGCATCCGTCAGGCGCTGGAGAACGCGGACTCCGTGTTCATGATCCCGCCGGCGTTCCACCCGGAGGAAGACGTGCTCTCGACGAGGGCGCTCGAGGCGGCTGAGCACGCGGGCGCCCGCCGGTTCGTGTACCTGTCCGTCCTCCACCCGCACACCCCCGGGCTGCGCCACCACCTGCGCAAGGCGAACGCCGAGGCCGCCGTGCGGGCCTCGCGGCTGAACTGGACGATCCTCCAGCCCTCGATGTTCGCGCAGATCGTCCTGTCGACGTGGGGGAGGGCTCCGGCCGGCCCCGTCGGGGTGCCGTTCAACGTCGACAACGTGTTCTCGTTCATCGACTTGCGCGACCTCGGGGAAGCCGGCGTCAAGGTGCTTGCCGAGAAAGTCCACGACTCGGCGACCTACGAACTCGCGGGACCCGCTCTGACGTTGGCCCAGGCGGTGCGCTTCGCCGGGCGCACGCGAGGAGTGGATCTGGAGGCGAGGACGGTGGACTGGGCGGATGCACCGCTCCCGCCGGGAGTGGCCGACTCCGCCTCCCGGGCCTCGGACATGCGCGCCATGTGGCAGGACTATGACCGGCACAGCCTGCGCGGCAACAGCAACGTCCTGTGGATGCTGCTCGGCCGTGCACCCGCGTCCTTCATGGAAGCGGCCACCGCGTTCGCCGCGCGAGACTGAGCGCCCCCGACGAAGTCGTGGGGTGCCCGCCAATGGAGGGGAGAGACCTCACGTAGGGACAACGGAGAACCACCACCGCGCTGACGGCTGGTCGGTAGGCGACAGACGAGCGGCCGGGGCGCACCACCATGTCGGGTTCGCGCGCCCACCGGGTGCGGTGCGGCGGGCGGGTGGCAGCGGCTGCGCCCCCGTGCCTACGCTTCAACTGCGTGGGGAGCTGACAGGCCGTAGGCCATGGAGGACGGTGCCGACGATCTCTTCGGGCAGCCCAGCCGGGAGGTCGGGGTCGTGGCGTACCAACGTGCGGATGAGCAGTGGACCGACGAACATGTCGATGGCCAGTTCCCGGTCGATGCCCATACGGAGTTCCCCGTTCAGCTGGCCTCGCCGGAGGATCTCCTCCTTTCCGCGTTTCTTTCTCACGTCGGCGCGCCGGATCCGGGAAGCGGCATTCGCTGGTCGGCCAGGGCTAGTTCAGTGATCGAGTGTCGACGGCGAGGGCGTCGGGGTTCAGTTCCTCGACCAAACGGTAGAGCAGCCGGTGAATGGCGTCCTTGTCGTCCGGGGGGAGTGGCGACGTCGTCTCCCGTTCGATCCGACGCGCGATCGACGCGGCACGAGCGGCCACCGCGTGTCCCTCGGCCGTCGCGAACAGGCGCATGCTGCGGCGGCTGGTCGGATGCGGCTCCCGTCGCAGCAGTCCTCGCTCGACGAGCTGCGTCGCAGGCGGGGGCTTCGCGAGGCGCCGGTAGTGGCAAAGGGGCGACGGCTGGCCTTTCAAAATTACTCAGAGCAGCTCACCCAGTGCATTCTCGTCCTTGTGGCCAGGGCACGGAGACGTCATGGTGTCAATCGTGAACTATGGCCGCTTCAGCAAGCGCCGGTCCATCAAGCGCGAGATAAGGGAACTACAGGTGCGCTTCGACGCGGGCGACCAACGCGTGGCGTACCGGCTCGGTGAGTTGCTGGCAAAGCTGGGCCGTAGCGATGAGTTGCGTGCCCGGGCCGATGCGGGCGACAGGTATGCGGCCGAGCATCTGGCGCGTCTGCTGGCAGCGCAGGACCGGATCGATGAACTGCGCGATCTTGCCGAAACCAGCAGCTCACACATCGTGGCCCAGTTGCTGTACGCCACGCTGGCAGGGCTGGGCCGTCTCGATGAACTACAGGCCCGCGCCGAGGGCGGAAACCTGTACGCCGCGAAGAAGTTGGTAGTTGTGCTGGTCGACGCGGGACGTTTCGACGATGCCGTCGCGGTGCAGGCCAGTTTCGATACGGCCGACACATCTCCCAGCGACGCGGATTCACTTACCGTCCTGCTCGTCACGTTGCTGATCGACCACGGCCGTGTAGACGAGGCTCTCGACGTCCAACGGGCCCGTGCCGACGCCGACGACAGTTACGGCGCCGACAGGCTGGCTTATCTGCTGATGGAACACGGCCGTCTCGACGAGCTGCGGACGCGTGCCGACACCGGCGACAGTAGCGGGGGGCGGGAGGCGGCCTGTGATGCCCTGGCCCGCATGATGGCGGCGCAGGACCGTGTGGAGGAGTTGCGGACCCGGGCCGACGCGGGGGACAGCTACGCCCGCGACAACCTGATCTTCCGGATGAGGAAGAAGCACAGTACGGAAGACTTGCGGGCCCTTGTTGACGACGGTGACACGTACGCCGCTGTCGCTCTGGCCCGTGAGCTGGAGCATCCGCGCAGTGACCGCGAGTTGTCCGCGTTCATCGATCTGCTGGCCGAGCGGGGCAGTATCGACCAGTTGCGCGCGCTCGTCGGTGAAAGCTCTACTCTCGCCATTTACAGACTGACCCATCTGTTTACCCACCAGGGCCGTATCGACGACGCCATCGCCATATGGGGCGACCGCACCGAGGCGCAGCCCAACGACTGGCATGCTCCTTACCGGCTGGCCCAGATGCTTGCCGAGCATGGCCGGATCGACCAACTGCGGGCGCGCGCCGACTCCGACGACGCCTATGCCGTTTTGAGGCTGGCCGACCTCCTGGCCGGGCAGGGACAGCTGGAGGAGGCCATCACCCTCCTCCAGGCCCACCCCCACAGCCCCGACAGACTCGTCAAGCTACTCCTCGACGAGGGCCGCATCGACGATGCCGTCGCTGTCCGACGGGCTGCCGCCCGAGTTCCCGGTGCGCGGGAA
This Streptomyces sp. NBC_00377 DNA region includes the following protein-coding sequences:
- a CDS encoding TetR/AcrR family transcriptional regulator, with product MPRNRQQIPREERTGDLLAAATELFLSKGYDKTTMADISSAAGVARGNVYWYFDSKDHIFAAVMNRMLSREIRILNEEQAGADPLSRLVRGLSDMRYSRPLHQAMHDRLPHSEAVREAHNTS
- a CDS encoding FAD-dependent monooxygenase, whose amino-acid sequence is MYNPLTPEGPAFLSKFSFVPLLARTAGELPGVEIRYGTRLETMEQDSKGVLAVVRDLASGATETLTGTYLVACDGGRSGIRRALGIEFEGMFAQGHNFAVHFRSPQLLDLLRERLGGPAVQIHTLSSVRRPYITVVNGVDEWRLSVYLDEEPDPDDAVAWIRDAVGAPIDVEILAAQPWSGHCVVARTYREGRVFLAGDAAHLLWPKGGFGANTGIGDAVDLGWKLAATFQGWGGPALLDSYEKERRPVAVRNVTEASSNWRADAGLVPDPVLDRMDAEGERLRRELGEEIRRSRAKEFRCTGVQLGYRYSGSPICVPDGSPEPPDEPDEYVPSTWPGCRAPHVWLPDGSSVLDHFGHGFTLVVSGSADPTPLVQAARRCHVPLTVLSLADPAAAELYERPLVLVRPDGHVGWRGRLAPADPVAVLDMLRGATFPPPDAQAPGAARTVSAGVGTHLV
- a CDS encoding alcohol dehydrogenase catalytic domain-containing protein, with translation MATMLALRAHQGAEALVLGEVPVPEPGPLDVVVKVASAGLAPGIMRLLRMGALKHLPTTLGHEAAGVVSAVGRDVTGHAAGDRVRVHPLLNCRECEYCRTDRDMMCPQQAMLGHAAFGDAPMPLYEQYHDGGLAEYVRVPHWLTDSLPDSVGFDVAAKVQDLANAVRALKCADLPERATLVVTAATGTMGTATVKLAEHFGVARLILVGRDSERLHRVAGLAGGVPAGVVALDELPDNWSTDGTLTRRLRELAPEGAHAVIDFIPEGPALGQTMAGMATGGTLVHMGGNSTPLSLPAIALMMHCWRFVATRACTRQDTTDVLRLLATGALTADELITHRFPLTEALKAMDAIEQRVDDPMWMTVINP
- a CDS encoding SDR family oxidoreductase; the encoded protein is MSESQAVRSQEPPLIAVIGAAGLCGTYVLKAALLAPFRVRAVVHGPAGRERVAALGVDDIVEADLAKPDGIRQALENADSVFMIPPAFHPEEDVLSTRALEAAEHAGARRFVYLSVLHPHTPGLRHHLRKANAEAAVRASRLNWTILQPSMFAQIVLSTWGRAPAGPVGVPFNVDNVFSFIDLRDLGEAGVKVLAEKVHDSATYELAGPALTLAQAVRFAGRTRGVDLEARTVDWADAPLPPGVADSASRASDMRAMWQDYDRHSLRGNSNVLWMLLGRAPASFMEAATAFAARD
- a CDS encoding TetR-like C-terminal domain-containing protein, which codes for MRRADVRKKRGKEEILRRGQLNGELRMGIDRELAIDMFVGPLLIRTLVRHDPDLPAGLPEEIVGTVLHGLRPVSSPRS